NNNNNNNNNNNNNNNNNNNNNNNNNNNNNNNNNNNNNNNNNNNNNNNNNNNNNNNNNNNNNNNNNNNNNNNNNNNNNNNNNNNNNNNNNNNNNNNNNNNNNNNNNNNNNNNNNNNNNNNNNNNNNNNNNNNNNNNNNNNNNNNNNNNNNNNNNNNNNNNNNNNNNNNNNNNNNNNNNNNNNNNNNNNNNNNNNNNNNNNNNNNNNNNNNNNNNNNNNNNNNNNNNNNNNNNNNNNNNNNNNNNNNNNNNNNNNNNNNNNNNNNNNNNNNNNNNNNNNNNNNNNNNNNNNNNNNNNNNNNNNNNNNNNNNNNNNNNNNNNNNNNNNNNNNNNNNNNNNNNNNNNNNNNNNNNNNNNNNNNNNNNNNNNNNNNNNNNNNNNNNNNNNNNNNNNNNNNNNNNNNNNNNNNNNNNNNNNNNNNNNNNNNNNNNNNNNNNNNNNNNNNNNNNNNNNNNNNNNNNNNNNNNNNNNNNNNNNNNNNNNNNNNNNNNNNNNNNNNNNNNNNNNNNNNNNNNNNNNNNNNNNNNNNNNNNNNNNNNNNNNNNNNNNNNNNNNNNNNNNNNNNNNNNNNNNNNNNNNNNNNNNNNNNNNNNNNNNNNNNNNNNNNNNNNNNNNNNNNNNNNNNNNNNNNNNNNNNNNNNNNNNNNNNNNNNNNNNNNNNNNNNNNNNNNNNNNNNNNNNNNNNNNNNNNNNNNNNNNNNNNNNNNNNNNNNNNNNNNNNNNNNNNNNNNNNNNNNNNNNNNNNNNNNNNNNNNNNNNNNNNNNNNNNNNNNNNNNNNNNNNNNNNNNNNNNNNNNNNNNNNNNNNNNNNNNNNNNNNNNNNNNNNNNNNNNNNNNNNNNNNNNNNNNNNNNNNNNNNNNNNNNNNNNNNNNNNNNNNNNNNNNNNNNNNNNNNNNNNNNNNNNNNNNNNNNNNNNNNNNNNNNNNNNNNNNNNNNNNNNNNNNNNNNNNNNNNNNNNNNNNNNNNNNNNNNNNNNNNNNNNNNNNNNNNNNNNNNNNNNNNNNNNNNNNNNNNNNNNNNNNNNNNNNNNNNNNNNNNNNNNNNNNNNNNNNNNNNNNNNNNNNNNNNNNNNNNNNNNNNNNNNNNNNNNNNNNNNNNNNNNNNNNNNNNNNNNNNNNNNNNNNNNNNNNNNNNNNNNNNNNNNNNNNNNNNNNNNNNNNNNNNNNNNNNNNNNNNNNNNNNNNNNNNNNNNNNNNNNNNNNNNNNNNNNNNNNNNNNNNNNNNNNNNNNNNNNNNNNNNNNNNNNNNNNNNNNNNNNNNNNNNNNNNNNNNNNNNNNNNNNNNNNNNNNNNNNNNNNNNNNNNNNNNNNNNNNNNNNNNNNNNNNNNNNNNNNNNNNNNNNNNNNNNNNNNNNNNNNNNNNNNNNNNNNNNNNNNNNNNNNNNNNNNNNNNNNNNNNNNNNNNNNNNNNNNNNNNNNNNNNNNNNNNNNNNNNNNNNNNNNNNNNNNNNNNNNNttttttatatatatatatatatatatatatatatatagtttttcttgtttatagatGAGGGATATCAAAGAGGAGATATTAGACTACTTACCTATTCCGAAAAGTGGTAGAAGGTCGGGCCTTTTTTGTCCATCCTTAGCAAGAAATCTTgaaggtttaaatttttctggttCATCGTAATCGTTGGGATTCATGTGAGCTGCCCAGAAGTTATAAACTGTAACTGCTCCCTTGGGAATTCTGTATCCACCAATAGTTGTTtcctctaaataataaatatatatttcttctttaaataattgcaaatatctGTTGCTTAATTTTAGAGAACATTCATACTTCGCGCCCACTGGGCAATGCAACATTTTTAATGCTAGAGTACGTATTGTTTCgccaataaattataattctttgaattttagtaaCTGTCGCTGAAAATATGAATGactgaaagaaattataaattagatttaaaaattgcaagtttctattaataattatagaattttatctattttctatattcttttatttcatcgaTCGATTTAGTATTCTTTTATACAAAgatctatttattatttctcgTGGCCTTAGCAACAGAAGAATAAGACAATATGAGAAATCATAGTTAAGGATGTaacttcatttatatattttaatgttgtgaAGAGTGTTGTTTTTATCGTCTATTTgaaagtatgcaaaaaaaatagttttgtacgAAAGATGATCCTATGAAGaatagatattaaaatcatCAGTAGCCTTGGAATGGCTGCTAACTGTTTATTGgaataattttgatgtttaactGAATGGCTGCTAGATTCTGAGTTAGTAATGAATGGTATTGTgcctttgaaattatttaatgcaataattatttccaaataaaatatttgtttcaaactttattcattactttaaattgttttcattgattttattattatgatagaGATGCAAAGCCTCATAAGTGattattaagaatttctttaaccaatgaaaatattaatagcttaaattttaaattctcccgctactttttaaagctaaattgaacgacttaataatttctaaaggTGATAAAtcgtattttatgttttaaggaaattatttcattttctaaatggGCCAGTTATAACCAAACTTAATGACAAAACGTAACAGTTTGCTTCTACCACTATTTGGGCTTTTGCCAACCTAACAGGGGCACCGCATAGCTTTTGCAATCTAGTATCGATTCTTTGTTATTGATGTAATCGAGTCTTGGTTAAATTACTACTTCATAAGTGAATTTgtcatcaaataaataaaaacttacagtGTGACTCTGATGCTTAATATTTACTTCTAGAAattaataagatatatttttgagaagttataagaattttgtgtaataaaaaatgcaattttgtacTTGAACTTATTTACGCATCTTACATTAACAAGTGAGGCATTGTTTCTTGTGTATTTTTTCTCGCTTCATTGAATGAGACCAAACACGAATTCGTATAACTcatatttcaaaagttgaagtggttattttgatgtaatatttttgaattatacatattacgaaaaaaaaccttataacttcaaaactattattCCGATCAATTTGAACTTTATCTCATTCAGTTCTCCATGAAGAATTATATCGGAAAAGAGATCTTACTTGTACAGATAGTTCTTGGATAGCAATGTTAAAGTATATACAAAAGTacgttttaaaaagtacttttattacatataagcTTTTGcgatttttgaactaatttctattaacttatgtatttttttattcgaataaatACATAAGTAACTATGCATTACTTGTTTACACAGCAATATCAGAAGCCTAAGTAGTACAAATTAGCAATTTTAGTACATTGTACacttataacttctaaactaatcggtttagttataatttataatagcaaaacaaaaaatatctcgGGGAACTTATCTTTCCAAAGAAACACTTTAACTAATATTGTACGTGATAAGAAatgtgtcaatttttttctccttttctcaaccatctttatttcaataatgtttgtttaaattcttttttatttaaatgaaagaaaaagcttACAATTTTCAAGCCATGTAAGTctgaaaatgttataattttttttatttattttatcttttaccaACTGAAGGTAAAAGTTTTGCCTTAAGCTAGATTAGACGAACTCCGTTGGTTTGGCCATTGTAGTGTTTTGTACTACTtttgagtaatttaaatttttgttttatttaagggaattatttgataaacattactactggaaataaaaaaaaaatcaaccctTTTTCATgggtaatgttaatttttagtaaGATACATTCTTTACATTGAATTGcaaaatcttaaaagttttatttaagcaaCCTAAAATgcgaaaactaaaaaaagaaaaatatcataatatcggaacataaataaaataagatttttttgaaaaaaacgttGGTACCTTACTACAgtcgaaccccgctatagtgaaccgtcTGCGGACTCAGTAATGTGTCCACTATAACcgatggttcactatatccaaattttttgaaNtacttgaaataatttggaGATATGATTTCACACTTAATACAgtcgaaccccgctatagtgaaccgtcTGCGGACTCAGTAATGTGTCCACTATAACcgatggttcactatatccaaattttttgaagaatattttttgcatacgacagtttaatgattgaaaattggctttgcaattttgcataagttatttaaaaaattattaactaattaacagataataaagcaaaaattgattgaaaaagtaattacgtcgctaaatattagttttattttcactttttatgaaaaaaatttgtgatttttgattgaacacaatttgattttaaattgagttcaTCAATTTTCTTATCTACAATGTGCAAAGAATGcaagatttttacattttgaacaaGATTTCGAACCATCTTAACAAAGCATCTTCTACGTTTTCTCTTTCAGCTCCACGCAGTTTTTTCGATGAAACCATGTTTTTGTCGTATGCCGCAAGAATTGCACTTCGATTTTTCCAAATGTTTGAAACTGTAGATTTTGACAAGGAAAATTCCTTACACAGTGTCGATTGATTGGTTCCATCATCAATACgctttacaattttaactttgtcCTCTATCGAAAACGCTTTTCTCTTTAGAGAATTTGCCATTTTCactgcttttgaaataaaaatcttgtctCAAATAGATAATGTAAGAATATGAAGAGAGCAGCTGTAGAATGAGTTAAATTGTTCCCCTTCTTGATTGTCAAGGGGTGATTTGTAAAGAATATGGTTTGAACAGataagaaaattccaaaaattcagCAGGTGGCCAAGTTAACTAGTTGTAGAGCAAGCTTGGGGAAAAGAGATAAAGCGAGGCTTGTCAGGGAGGGGGGAGTATAAGATAAATGATCTGTTTGACATTTATTACAGTATAGTTAAAAGTGATAAGCATAAAGGAGAGTAATATGACACATTTTATAGGAATGCATTCATTTTCAGTCCCAACACCTACAAGTTTAAAGATGGAGgactgaaaaagatatttaaagaaatgaaatttgagtcCACTATAACCGAGTTTCCAAGTTCTAAGCTGTTCACTATAagcgttaaaaataacattatttaaataggaaTACGGACGGGACCGCTAAAAAAGTTCACTACACCCGAGTGTTCACTATATCccaggttcactatagcggggttcgacTGTACTTTCTTCTTATAAGCAAATTTCCCTTTATTTAAATAGGGAAAGCCAAGCATTAATCgtcaaaagaataattaattatgatgtTAAGCTTCGAACTCTTTTacagtggttttttttttaaatctacagACAACTCTTCATTTATACTTACTGCTGCATTCTAAACTGGCAAAGACAGTAAATATATCCGAAGTCCTCATCACCTCAGATAGGAATGCATTGGTATAGATCAATCTACTTTTATCTTCCATTTCTGGATTTCTGTCTGATCCCACCACTTCCAAAATCTCTCGATACACATTCTCTTGTTCTTCTGGATATTTCAAAGcagcttcaataaaaattccagCGAACATTGCCACAAAAAGAATACCATCGGCACAGATTTGCAGCAATGATCTCAATAGAACTTCGTCTGAAAAGGCATGCAGAGcaaattagataaaatgaaattactttctgcaaacacaaaatctcaattaaaaaactttctgcacGCGTCGTCACCtcattttagtgaaattaatttgaaaatcacagattttttttttaaaaaatgtttcatttttatgattcaTACCACAGGCGTGAAATTggtaaaaagctgaaaaaagtGTATGAAGGAAGCATTTACTACAGAATGTTATCAACGCTTTAACGAAAATATCGTtgtgagattttatttatttaaattgtttgttgAATCTCAATGCGTGACTTTTAAATCACCAGAATACTAACtcgatatttaatttcaaattcacaTGAATCTGAATGCGAAtctctgattttaaaatcgcgtgaatacgattctcgatgtttcatttttaagtaaacttaGCCCGAATCATAATAGTGGCttttaaatcgcgtgaatacggaatgtaatatttgatttttaaaaaaaaatcgtgaaattacgaagaaaaaaaaagcccgATTTTAAATAGCGTGATTTGGAATCacgatgtttgattttaaatcatgttaatatcattttaaatcgtGTTTGTATTCGTAGGAAAAAGCGTACGAATGAATCTTTTTTCTTCTCGGAAATTCGAAAAAAGACACATTTTCTttgaagtgctttttttttcttcatttttagtaatggtaaaaaaaattggcgTGTTGATGATGAATTCATGGCGTCTGCGTAGATAAGTTTGTTTTACTATATTAATACTCTAATGATCTaattctaatgtttttaaactagccttattttttaatcattattggtttaaaaattatttttagtccaGCTAATTATATATTGCCTGACGATTCATACCCTAACGAACATTAAGAATTTAGACTGCATCATTCTGTATTACATGGGgtcacaaataaataataaaaaattgaaaataaatatttaaaaaaatgagagctTCTAAAGTAAATCATGGATTTCAGTGAAGGAACACATAAAAAAtgtcatacaaaaataaatatttaaatgaatagtttgATTTATTCTAGGTTTAATTGCTGCTGGTGTTAGTCTGATAATAATTGTTATGTTGATTAAAAGGACACGAAAAAGCTACAACACATAGAGTAGAGTTCTTATAAAAAGAGATGAAGTCAAAATAGTGTTTTATGTTACTTACTGCGagtacaaaatgaatttaattttaaatttcaattattcaataaatttactattatcTTCTCTTTGAAAACTTTATCGAGCACTTAAtactcatatttaaaatgagatattatatttattgttttacattaaaCGTTGCTCTTAttggaactttttttaatgtgaaattggAAGGTATTACCTGTAAAATACTTTGCAGTAGGATCCTGCCTACCCTCTCTCAACTTCTTTTCTTTGTAGAAAGCATCAATTGCATTCCGTATGTGATTTTCATTGTAGGTTGCTTTATGTCTATTGATAACCTTCGTTAATATACTTCTCATGACCACGTGACCTTTTTTACCTTCTTTAACATTCATGTGAAATGGGAAAAGAAAATACCTACgaccaaaaatattaaagtgtcGGTATTGAAGTAAATGGGTTAAGtcagttattttttgaatcagtaattacgtaaaaaaaaaaacaatgtaataaatactgtaaggaattttagaaaatttataactaatttcatagaaaaatacatttgtctAAGGTTAAAATCTATCTTAGTTAACACgcttattttaaatgagtttgcATATAATGAgtataagatattttgaaagCTTAAAACTAAAGACTCAAACCCATAAATAGAATCAGCTGTTCGCTGAAGGCGACTAGTAATTAGAATATACGTATCTCGATTATgtcattcaattatttaaatagagcattgaaacaaataataagccTTCCTGGAATACTatttgatgtaactaacccTATCTTTAGTTAAGTGATGAGGAAACGGAAAAGGAAATTCTAACACATGatcctctgaggatattttgtgtGAGCAgtgtcggtgtgagccgggatcagaattcgcatcaaccagctaaagctgggattcgaacctgataCTCACCTCATTGAGAAACGAGCGCTCTATACACTTCAGCCGCCCCGAAtctctaataaattaattttatattttattttataaccggcgttgagcAACCGATCCAATTCTGATTTTAGAATTAtctacgttcaactccgtagtcttgtcattttgaatttaatcctggagaactcctgaatcaagcattgggagaaattcgttCAGGACTCATTGATGGAACTTGCTCGCATTTGCGTAACATATAAATCGAAAAACCCTCACGGTTAGCTCAATGCCAATGGAATTCAAAACTATGATCCATCTacaactgaagatattttatgtaagCACTGTGGTCCGTGTGAAGGTGGAgctgaattcgtatcaaccagccaacgctgggattcgaacctgagtaAAGAATCCAACTCCTCAAAATCCGTTGATGTCATTTTGCAATATACCAGGTTAATTGGAGGagttttaagttattataatcaGTCGGAATTTTCTAGGCTTATTGCATTAAGTATGATTCATAGTTtcattcaaaacttattttaataaatcttcttaAAGTTTAATAGCATGAGCCAAGTGAAGTAAAGATTTtactaaaaagaattcaaataaagggaagtataaaatagttttgatcaAGAAATAAAGACTAAGTAACACTTAGcagtaattattgatatttacaACAGTACGAATACATTATTAACGTTTAATTTATGCGCgtatagaaaacaataaaattaattaaagaaaggcTAATGGTAACAAAAGAACAAGTAATAGTGTCTCTTAGAAAGTttctatataaatatgtttagtaacaaaaaagttgtattaaaaTGGTTACTTAACGCTGCAGAAAGAAATGGAAACGACTATTGAATCTATGATCCAAATCAgtcgaaagtattttttttaatgaactatcGTTTCAACATTGATTCATTCAGTTGATTTTGAATCATTCTTATTTTAAGTCTATCCGGATGGATCAATCTGTCACTCGAATATGCAGTCATTCAAGGCAATTATTCGAATTTGTGATACAGTTTCTGATTTGAATTTCagattatttgattttgatCCAATTCATGGACTCAAGtgcaatgattaaaattttttaatcagtttactCGAGTCAACGATtcaattcatttgaaataaatggtttGAATCACTTTATATAAACAAATCGCCAGATTCCAACAATCTTGATGATTCAAATCCTATCACTAACTGAGCATCAGTATTGAATCATCACCTATCGTTGTCACCACACCGAAACCACGAGTCTGCTGATGGCCAAAGTTGCAGATTCGTGATTTTGGCGTTGTTTTGGCAAAATAGGCATACTTAGCGAAATTTCCAATGAGAAGAAGATTAATGCTTGTCATGCACATCAAGTTCTTGAAGTAAGCTCTGTTGAACTCTACTAATTCCTGTTCTGTGACTCCATCATTACCAAACAGTGTTTGGCGCATGACTTTGGTGCATTTCGACAAGAGTATCTCAGCAATGTCTACGGGTTGGCCGTTTGTTCTTCTGAGATCAACGATGGTACTGCGAACAATATCATAAATAGGGCCCGACAGATGGTCTTTAACGGTCGTCATACCTCGTTCTCTAAACTGATTCAATAGAAACTTCCTGGCAGTCTTCCAGCCTTCTCCTCTCATATATACAACACCTGCAAGAAAAGATATTTCCTCCTTAactattaaagaaaagtttgtcattttttaatgtcgttccaaaaataaataattgttataccaaaaataattgtaaataaataaataaaaacaaaacaaaaaacttcttATACCTGAGATATGCCCCCAAATTGAAACGgtgaataaattgaaaagtgtACGAAAAGCATTTTCGGAGCGTTGCGGAGGTAAAGGTCTGAATCAATTATGctgttaaattaatatgaataatagaTTAACATATTGCTTTctgttaattactttttttttcattttctcttaaGCAATCAGGCATatgctattaatattttttttataaatgtttaaagtgacgtaattcgaaaaatatagatatttttttctttatttttagtattgtgACTTGGTAACTTTTTTCGTTGAATAATTATGGCAAATTTCTGCAGTCGTTATAACAACTTAATAACGATTCATTTTGATTGAGAAAGGAATAATGCAGGTTTCTTTTCTAACATTTTCTCATCtgaagtttttctttccttttttaaaataaatttttttcttcacattttgtgTTTCGTTTAGGTGAAAagtaatagtataaaaatagtggtaatattaatgattttaaaattgttttgaagttttaattccatgttcggctttctcttttgttttaattaatgaatgaaaaataatgtgctcttaagagaattttttgtattttttctataaataataattaaaaaacacgaagtcaatttgaaaaataaacacaatttaatAAGGACTTgccttattaaatattaaacgaGCCAATCTATGAACAAAAATTTCTCACGCTCAAAAACATAAagtacacataaaaataaagtacgcaaaaatcataataataaatcgCACGCAATGTtgctgtgttatttttttttaaagtatcacaAACAGGTGAAATAGAAATACGTATATATTAGGGGGactggaaagtaatgtcgtttcagTGCATTTGACATTTaagataagattttatttttaatcgataATGTGTTCACCCTCGTTATCTACAACCTTTCAATGACGGATCAAAAATggatcgaaaaaaatgaattggtttttaagactaacgaatattttaTGAGCCGAAAcaacattactttccggtccccctccccatatatcaatataatttgCTTCAAACCTTGagtgaaagaattaaatttaaagattgtaCTTACCCCcgtttaaaaaactgtaaagaaGTTGAAAAGAATCTGGTCTTTCATAAAAGCAGTCCGTTTTGGTGATGTGAGCTTCTCTGACAGCTTTGACATTCCcgaaatgaatgaataaacgCCCCGTGTAAGTGAAGCTGAAGACATCGCCGTATTTCTTTCCATATTCCATCAGTTGCAAATGGCAGGTATCATGTCTCAAAATAGGCCACAATCCAAGGTAAGGGAAACCATAAGGTCCGGGTGGTGTTCCTCTTGATTTGAAGTGGTAATACAGTAAGCTTAGGAGGACAACTGCTATGGCAATGTAGAACTCAGTTGTGATTTGGGACATACTCGTAGGGTTCTAATATGAGAGgagaaattattacataatattcatGCGTCAGGTTTTTATCACAATAACATATATGGCAGTGATTTAATAATTGCTGAATTAGAAATATTCATGGTTTACTGGGTTATCTGACAATTCTTGACTGTTTTGAAGAATCACAAGGagcacaaaattttgaaattttggtaatttttccttcttcatTTATGTAAGTGCCATCCTGTTCCACAATCTCTATGCAATCTAGAAGTGCCATCGTTCCGGAGTTTCACAATGTTTTCGAGTGTTCTACATGAGTTTTCTTGTCATCGAAAGAATTATATAGCACAGAGAAATtccaaaaaagaatatttattatgatgAATGATAGATTTTCAGTCTGAAGAGCATTGGGGCTGATGAATATATAGTATAGAACATTATAACTTTTGTTATTGTTCGAAATATGACTTCTTCTcattcttttcttattaaactCTCATTGTGAACACATTTTCTGTTTATTCTATCCGTCAATTATCctgatttatataattttgtcacCTATCAAAAATCGGTATTCCAGACAGTCcaatattatttgtttgtatgaagtttaaataaaataatatgaagttTAAATGGAATGGTGAATATCCGATGCTTCAAGTCTATGGGaaattttgatagattttttgaaggaatgatcacaaagaatgaaaaatttgaaccCATAAAGAAGTCAATGGTATTTGCGATAcatcaatttttagttttaggaAATAGATATTTCTCtatcaaatgaaagaaatgcggcatgaactttaaataaattgagttttttacacaaaa
This window of the Parasteatoda tepidariorum isolate YZ-2023 chromosome 4, CAS_Ptep_4.0, whole genome shotgun sequence genome carries:
- the LOC107438859 gene encoding cytochrome P450 2J1 — encoded protein: MSQITTEFYIAIAVVLLSLLYYHFKSRGTPPGPYGFPYLGLWPILRHDTCHLQLMEYGKKYGDVFSFTYTGRLFIHFGNVKAVREAHITKTDCFYERPDSFQLLYSFLNGGVVYMRGEGWKTARKFLLNQFRERGMTTVKDHLSGPIYDIVRSTIVDLRRTNGQPVDIAEILLSKCTKVMRQTLFGNDGVTEQELVEFNRAYFKNLMCMTSINLLLIGNFAKYFLFPFHMNVKEGKKGHVVMRSILTKVINRHKATYNENHIRNAIDAFYKEKKLREGRQDPTAKYFTDEVLLRSLLQICADGILFVAMFAGIFIEAALKYPEEQENVYREILEVVGSDRNPEMEDKSRLIYTNAFLSEVMRTSDIFTVFASLECSKETTIGGYRIPKGAVTVYNFWAAHMNPNDYDEPEKFKPSRFLAKDGQKRPDLLPLFGIGKRACMGEGFAMLQVFLFVTTILKNFRLTNPAEKAKDTSLFFYFDKIEVCAHPRN